Proteins encoded by one window of Lasioglossum baleicum chromosome 4, iyLasBale1, whole genome shotgun sequence:
- the Pll gene encoding serine/threonine-protein kinase pelle — MSSSSCNDKIQYIYQLPFFEWSELCKILNQNDKWEELAGVWMQYDILTIQSLRKEKNPTDELLTMWGHHNHKILELFVLLSRMQHYQAMIPLKPFINEKFHKLIYNGEGNLHRILGKRLNKNTKDLKIGTQNFNQVAPPEPNVPKIVVEASTKEASHKILNQQIGITPSNSNNLLVASVAAPYSPGSLQHSPTSAKKNNDAVLPCTEATLPYTSYDELSIITNDWNKHNVLGKGGFGTVYRGIWKNTDVAIKKIEKRGADSDESYVVQLQQSLREIKILNCYPHENILPLYAYSLGGKAPCLVYQLMKNGSVEDRLLVKQNSQPLTWIQRHEIAKGTARGLQYLHTIRKKPLIHGDIKSANILLDKNFEPRIGDFGLAREGPEKDSMKVSKIHGTRPYLPEEFLHGRKLSTKIDTYSFGIVLFELATGLPAYDGSRSEHKFLKDFIDRWHDKELYLLIDKKAGEKDKQVYNNLIILGKWCANRMAHNRPEMDIVFKKFNDL; from the exons ATGTCCTCGTCAAGTTGTAATGATAAAATCCAATATATTTACCAATTACCATTTTTCGAATGGTCAGAACTTTGTAAAATACTTAATCAAAATGACAAGTGGGAAGAATTAGCTG GTGTTTGGATGCAATACGATATATTGACAATACAGAGTTTGCGAAAGGAGAAAAATCCGACAGATGAATTGTTAACAATGTGGGGCCACCATAATCATAAAATATTAGAATTATTTGTTTTATTATCCAGAATGCAACATTATCAAGCAATGATTCCATTGAAACCATTTATCAATGAGAAGTtccataaattaatttataacggAGAAGGTAACCTTCATAGAATACTTGGGAAGCGACTCAACAAAAATACTAAAGATCTGAAGATTGGTActcaaaattttaatcaagttgCTCCACCAGAACCAAATGTACCAAAAATTGTTGTAGAAGCAAGTACTAAAGAAGCTTCTCATAAAATCTTAAATCAACAGATTGGAATTACACCAAGTAATTCAAATAACTTACTTGTCGCTTCTGTAGCAGCTCCGTATTCACCAGGTTCTTTGCAGCACAGCCCTACAAGcgcaaaaaaaaataacgatgcagTACTTCCATGCACTGAAGCAACTCTGCCATATACATCATACGATGAGTTGTCTATAATCACAAATGATTGGAATAAGCATAACGTATTAGGGAAAGGAGGTTTTGGAACCGTGTATAGAG GTATCTGGAAGAATACAGACGTAGCtattaaaaaaatagaaaaaagggGAGCTGATTCAGATGAAAGTTATGTAGTTCAACTTCAGCAATCTCTCAGAGAgatcaaaattttaaattgttatCCGCACGAAAATATTTTACCTCTATATGCGTATAGTTTAGGTGGTAAAGCGCCTTGTCTTGTATATCAGCTCATGAAGAATGGATCTGTAGAGGACAGATTGCTGGTAAAACAAAATAGTCAACCATTGACTTGGATACAACGCCATGAAATTGCTAAAGGAACTGCACGTGGCTTACAGTACTTACATACAATTAGAAAGAAGCCTTTGATACATGGTGATATAAAGAGTGCTAATATTTTACTTGATAAGAATTTTGAACCAAGAATTGGCGACTTCGGTCTAGCAAGAGAGGGGCCTGAAAAGGATTCAATGAAA gtGAGTAAAATTCATGGAACAAGGCCATATCTTCCAGAAGAATTTCTACATGGACGGAAATTGTCTACAAAGATAGATACTTACAGTTTTGGTATAGTTTTATTTGAATTGGCTACTGGTTTGCCAGCGTACGATGGCTCCAGGTCAgaacataaatttttaaaagacTTTATTGACCGTTGGCATGATAAAGAACTTTACTTATTGATAGATAAAAAAGCAGGTGAGAAAGATAAACAAGtatacaataatttaataattttgggGAAATGGTGTGCTAATCGTATGGCACACAATAGGCCAGAAATGGatattgtttttaaaaaatttaatgatttgtaa
- the U2af38 gene encoding U2 small nuclear riboprotein auxiliary factor 38: protein MAEYLASIFGTEKDKVNCSFYFKIGACRHGDRCSRIHNKPTFSQTCLLQNLYVNPQNSAKSADGSHLVANVSDEEMQEHYDNFFEDVFVECEDKYGEIEEMNVCDNLGDHLVGNVYIKFRREEDAERAVNDLNNRWFGGRPVYAELSPVTDFREACCRQYEMGECTRSGFCNFMHLKPISRELRRYLYSRKKGGKGRSRSRSRSRGRDRKRRSRSRDRRSRSKDRRKGREDKGRDGRSGRY, encoded by the exons ATGGCGGAATACTTGGCATCAATTTTTGGCACAGAAAAAGACAA AGTAAACTgttcattttatttcaaaatcgGTGCCTGCCGACATGGTGATCGATGCTCACGTATTCATAACAAGCCAACTTTCAGTCAG ACATGTTTATTACAGAATCTTTATGTAAATCCTCAGAATTCAGCAAAAAGTGCAGATGGATCCCATT TGGTTGCCAATGTATCGGATGAAGAGATGCAGGAGCACTACGACAACTTCTTTGAAGATGTTTTTGTTGAGTGCGAAGATAAATATGGTGAAATAGAAGAAATGAATGTCTGTGACAACCTGGGAGATCATTTGGTTGGAAATGTTTATATTAAGTTTCGGAGGGAAGAAGATGCAGAACGAGCTGTAAATGATTTAAATAATAGATGGTTTGGTGGAAGACCAGTTTATGCTGAACTTTCACCGGTTACTGACTTTAGAGAAGCTTGTTGTCGTCAGTATGAAATGGG AGAATGTACGCGTTCTGGATTCTGTAACTTTATGCACTTGAAACCTATTTCTCGAGAATTACGACGCTATCTGTATAGCCGCAAAAAGGGTGGCAAGGGTCGATCGAGATCGCGATCACGGTCTCGTGGTCGTGATCGCAAGAGGAGATCACGATCTCGCGATAGGAGATCTAGATCCAAAGATCGTCGAAAAGGTAGAGAAGATAAGGGCAGAGATGGACGGTCTGGGAGGTATTAA